The following coding sequences are from one Lolium rigidum isolate FL_2022 chromosome 6, APGP_CSIRO_Lrig_0.1, whole genome shotgun sequence window:
- the LOC124660483 gene encoding protein SPEAR3-like — protein sequence MGSSGIDGEMCMEAGGRVGRRGGKKAAEQKAAKQPQRGLGVAQLEKIRMQNQMIAAYRSGMPPSPPTHQQHQVPFPASVPTAGHASFQPYLTGCFDAMDRRIADAQYSQYCAENLLPYGSSRPPATSPLFVVHDSPPSSHRQQQPPQYHNWMRPSHESSGRGNAGGTEELDLELRL from the exons ATGGGGAGCAGCGGCATCGACGGCGAGATGTGTATGGAAGCTGGCGGCAGGGTTGGGAGGCGCGGCGggaagaaggcggcggagcagaaggCCGCCAAGCAGCCGCAGCGCGGGCTCGGCGTCGCGCAGCTCGAGAAGATCCGGATGCAGAACCAGATGATCGCTGCATACCGCTCCGGCATGCCTCCGTCGCCGCCGACACACCAGCAGCACCAGGTGCCGTTCCCCGCCTCCGTCCCGACGGCGGGCCACGCATCTTTCCAGCCATATCTAACT GGCTGCTTCGACGCGATGGACCGGAGGATCGCCGACGCGCAGTACAGCCAGTACTGCGCGGAGAACCTGCTGCCGTACGGCTCCAGCCGGCCGCCGGCGACGTCGCCGCTCTTCGTCGTTCATGACTCGCCGCCGTCGAGCCACAGGCAGCAGCAACCTCCGCAGTACCACAACTGGATGCGACCCAGCCACGAGTCCAGCGGCCGGGGCAATGCCGGAGGTACGGAAGAGCTAGATTTGGAGCTGCGGTTGTAG